In Mycolicibacterium phocaicum, one DNA window encodes the following:
- a CDS encoding PaaI family thioesterase, whose product MDQHGGFPKFEPADPGPGFGRFLEGMRRLQDLAVSANPDSETWDDAADRVEELVKLLGPFQAAEGVGPAIRVPSLPGAGSLLMPPWTVTKFAPEGVEMEVEFSRYHVGGNYAVHGGVLPLLFDQAFGMLIHAVNRPMSRTAYLHVDYRKVTPIDTVLTAKAHVTEVEGRKTFVAAELFDPEGNLLAEANGLMVSLLPGQP is encoded by the coding sequence ATCGACCAGCACGGCGGGTTCCCGAAGTTTGAGCCGGCCGACCCCGGCCCGGGGTTCGGCCGCTTCCTCGAGGGCATGCGGCGGCTGCAGGATCTGGCGGTCTCGGCCAACCCGGACAGCGAGACGTGGGATGACGCCGCCGACCGCGTCGAAGAACTCGTCAAGCTGCTGGGGCCGTTCCAGGCCGCCGAAGGCGTCGGCCCGGCCATTCGGGTGCCGTCGCTGCCGGGTGCCGGCAGTCTGCTGATGCCGCCGTGGACCGTCACGAAGTTCGCGCCCGAGGGCGTCGAGATGGAGGTCGAGTTCAGCCGGTACCACGTGGGCGGCAACTACGCCGTGCACGGCGGGGTGTTGCCGCTGCTGTTCGACCAGGCCTTCGGGATGCTGATCCACGCCGTCAACCGGCCCATGAGCCGCACGGCGTATCTGCACGTCGACTACCGCAAGGTCACCCCGATCGACACGGTGCTGACCGCCAAGGCCCACGTCACCGAGGTCGAGGGCCGTAAGACGTTCGTCGCCGCCGAGCTGTTCGACCCCGAGGGCAATCTGCTCGCAGAGGCCAATGGCCTGATGGTGAGCCTGCTGCCCGGCCAGCCCTAA
- a CDS encoding MMPL family transporter — protein sequence MSTRIAWASALLVLLLSGVAMAVLGAGDSSSQSPVAVPAGAESARADALRAQFPGGDTAPAIIVVTRTDDAPLTPADIAAAGAGARVSEDSKAAVRVAPLASDLSGFELRDKVQELRSQVSASLPDGLRARVTGGPAFGADIANSFAGANFTLLAVTATVVALLLIVTYRSPVLWLIPLLVIGFADQVGAVVGTAVAAATGLNPDGSTAGITSVLVFGAGTNYALLLISRYREELSRRGDHRDALRAAWRAAAPAIIASNATVVLALLTLLLASAPSNRSLGVQAASGLVVAAVFVLLVLPPLLGLFGRRLFWPFIPETGSHAAPLTDSGLWHRIAAGVSRRPGRVATVALAGLAALCVGLVNLPIGLSQTQQFRVQAESVAGYDTLAAHFPSGLTNPTTVIAANPAVGDALTHTPGVVSAMPAGHSASGLTQWSVVLAAAPASAEAFKTIDTLRDSVHQIDAQAVVGGPDAQARDAATAAQHDRKIVIPAILLVVLAVLYVLLRSALAPLLLVAVTVLSALAALGVGGWASVHLFGFPALDNGTPLFAFLFLVALGVDYTIFLVTRAREETPEFGNREGIVRAVSATGAVITSAGIVLAAVSCVLGVLPLIVLTQLGIIVGLGILLDTFVVRTVIIPALFTLIGPRIWWPALRAEP from the coding sequence GTGTCTACCCGAATCGCATGGGCATCGGCCCTGCTCGTCCTGTTGCTCTCCGGCGTCGCCATGGCAGTGCTCGGCGCCGGGGATTCGTCGTCGCAGTCGCCGGTGGCGGTGCCCGCCGGTGCCGAGTCCGCCCGCGCCGACGCCCTGCGCGCGCAGTTCCCCGGCGGCGACACCGCGCCGGCGATCATCGTTGTCACCCGGACCGACGACGCGCCCCTGACGCCGGCCGATATCGCCGCGGCCGGGGCGGGCGCTCGGGTATCCGAGGACAGCAAGGCCGCGGTACGGGTGGCGCCGCTGGCCTCCGACCTGTCGGGCTTCGAGCTCCGAGACAAGGTGCAGGAGCTGCGGTCGCAGGTATCGGCTTCGCTGCCCGACGGCTTACGGGCTCGGGTCACGGGCGGACCCGCGTTCGGCGCCGACATCGCGAATTCCTTTGCCGGCGCGAACTTCACGCTGCTCGCGGTGACCGCAACCGTCGTGGCACTACTGCTCATCGTGACGTACCGCTCCCCCGTCCTGTGGCTGATCCCCCTGTTGGTGATCGGCTTCGCCGACCAGGTGGGCGCGGTCGTCGGCACCGCGGTGGCCGCGGCGACGGGCCTGAACCCGGACGGTTCGACGGCGGGCATCACCAGCGTGCTGGTGTTCGGCGCGGGCACCAACTATGCGCTGCTGCTCATTTCGCGCTACCGGGAGGAACTGTCCCGGCGCGGCGATCATCGCGACGCCCTGCGGGCGGCTTGGCGCGCGGCGGCCCCGGCGATCATCGCCAGTAACGCCACCGTGGTCCTGGCGCTGCTGACACTGCTGCTCGCCTCGGCGCCGAGCAACCGCAGCCTCGGGGTGCAGGCGGCGTCGGGCCTGGTGGTCGCCGCGGTGTTCGTGCTGCTGGTGCTACCGCCGCTGCTCGGGCTGTTCGGCCGCCGGCTGTTCTGGCCCTTCATCCCCGAAACCGGTTCGCACGCCGCCCCACTCACCGACAGCGGCCTCTGGCACCGCATTGCGGCGGGCGTCTCGCGCAGGCCGGGCCGCGTCGCCACGGTGGCGTTGGCCGGTTTGGCCGCGCTGTGCGTCGGGCTGGTGAATCTGCCCATCGGGTTGTCCCAGACCCAGCAGTTCCGCGTGCAGGCCGAGTCTGTCGCCGGCTATGACACCCTGGCCGCGCACTTCCCCAGCGGCCTGACCAATCCGACCACCGTCATCGCGGCCAACCCCGCGGTGGGCGATGCCCTCACTCACACCCCCGGCGTCGTGTCGGCGATGCCGGCCGGGCACTCGGCGTCGGGCCTGACGCAGTGGTCGGTGGTCCTGGCCGCTGCACCCGCATCCGCGGAAGCGTTCAAAACCATTGACACCCTTCGCGATTCGGTGCACCAGATCGATGCGCAAGCGGTCGTCGGCGGCCCCGACGCGCAGGCCCGCGACGCCGCAACGGCGGCTCAACACGACCGGAAGATCGTCATCCCGGCGATCCTGCTGGTCGTCCTGGCCGTCCTATACGTGCTGCTGCGCTCGGCGCTGGCACCGCTGCTGCTGGTGGCGGTGACGGTGCTGAGCGCGCTGGCGGCGCTCGGAGTCGGCGGCTGGGCCAGCGTGCACCTGTTCGGTTTTCCCGCGCTGGACAACGGAACTCCGCTGTTCGCGTTCCTGTTCCTCGTCGCGCTCGGCGTCGACTACACGATCTTCCTGGTGACCAGGGCGCGCGAAGAGACCCCGGAATTCGGCAACCGCGAGGGCATCGTGCGCGCGGTCTCGGCGACCGGCGCGGTCATCACCAGCGCCGGCATCGTGCTGGCCGCGGTGTCCTGCGTGCTCGGCGTGCTGCCGCTGATCGTGCTGACGCAGCTGGGCATCATCGTCGGCCTCGGCATCCTGCTGGACACCTTCGTGGTGCGGACCGTGATCATCCCGGCGCTGTTCACCCTGATCGGGCCCCGCATCTGGTGGCCCGCGCTGCGCGCCGAGCCTTAG
- a CDS encoding MarR family winged helix-turn-helix transcriptional regulator — protein sequence MKFTGRYALRVPKPPDRADLEAQIAADVRALTAESDQIGRAFAVQNELGANDFRALLHIMVAESAGTPLTAGELRKLMGTSGAAITYLVERMIASGHLRREADPADRRKVILRNDDKGLATGREFFSPLAHLNTQALADLPDADLEAAHRVFVALTGAMRAFRAEPAPEAP from the coding sequence ATGAAATTCACCGGGCGCTATGCTCTCCGCGTGCCAAAGCCGCCCGACCGTGCCGACCTGGAGGCGCAGATCGCCGCCGATGTGCGGGCGCTGACGGCCGAATCCGACCAGATCGGCCGGGCTTTCGCGGTGCAGAACGAACTGGGCGCCAACGACTTCCGGGCGCTGCTGCACATCATGGTCGCCGAGTCCGCGGGGACGCCGCTGACTGCCGGTGAGCTGCGCAAGCTGATGGGCACCTCGGGTGCGGCCATCACCTACCTGGTGGAGCGGATGATCGCTTCCGGGCATCTGCGCCGCGAAGCCGATCCGGCCGACCGGCGCAAGGTCATCCTCCGGAACGACGACAAGGGCCTCGCCACCGGCCGCGAATTCTTCAGCCCGCTGGCGCACCTCAACACGCAGGCCCTGGCGGACCTGCCCGATGCGGACCTCGAGGCGGCGCACCGGGTTTTCGTGGCGCTCACCGGCGCGATGCGGGCGTTCCGGGCCGAGCCGGCACCGGAGGCGCCGTGA
- a CDS encoding GH25 family lysozyme yields MTLYGPDTSNNNFRSAADAITFVSQLPGQGFSWIEQKVSEGSYYRDPYWPVIAQWCRDNHFPHIGYHYVTTNSPAAQAQTWLSNNGGKYAMLDFEANSGDIHNFWAVVNAFNAVGVTISLSYIPHWYWQQIGSPDISQVPGLIASNYVNGTGYASNLYPGNDNQRYWFPYGGATPQILQFTDAALIGNLSVDCNAFQGTLDQLISLLQGGTVTQPDPTTAALNQILAIVQDIQTQLRGPNLNGWPQLGHNAAGQNLTVVDALAALRADVDALKASSAV; encoded by the coding sequence GTGACCCTGTACGGCCCCGACACGTCGAACAACAACTTCCGTTCGGCCGCCGACGCCATCACCTTCGTCTCCCAGCTGCCCGGACAGGGCTTTTCCTGGATCGAGCAGAAGGTGTCCGAGGGCAGCTATTACCGGGATCCGTACTGGCCGGTGATCGCACAGTGGTGCCGCGACAACCACTTTCCCCACATCGGCTATCACTACGTCACCACCAACAGCCCGGCGGCGCAGGCGCAAACGTGGCTCAGCAACAACGGTGGCAAATACGCGATGCTGGACTTCGAGGCGAATTCCGGTGACATCCACAACTTCTGGGCCGTGGTCAATGCCTTCAACGCCGTCGGCGTGACGATCTCGCTGTCGTACATCCCGCACTGGTACTGGCAACAGATCGGCTCGCCCGACATCTCTCAGGTACCCGGCCTCATCGCATCGAACTACGTCAACGGCACCGGCTACGCGTCAAATCTCTATCCCGGCAATGACAATCAGCGTTACTGGTTCCCCTACGGCGGAGCCACGCCGCAGATCCTGCAATTCACCGATGCCGCGCTGATCGGGAATCTCTCGGTGGACTGCAACGCATTCCAGGGCACGCTCGATCAACTCATCTCACTGCTGCAGGGAGGCACCGTGACTCAACCCGACCCCACCACCGCGGCTCTCAACCAGATCCTGGCCATCGTGCAGGACATTCAAACCCAGCTCCGCGGCCCGAACCTCAACGGCTGGCCGCAGCTCGGCCACAACGCCGCCGGCCAGAACCTGACGGTGGTGGACGCGCTGGCCGCACTCCGGGCAGACGTCGACGCCCTCAAGGCCTCGTCTGCCGTGTGA
- a CDS encoding VOC family protein, with protein sequence MPTAIQPCLWFNDQAREAMNYYVEVFPNSHVISVEEYPDEALDELFKGMSGKVLNGRFSLNGVDFVCLDGGPLFTFNESVSFVVECADQDEIDHYWSKLSHVPESEQCGWCKDRFGISWQIIPAKMDQLLGRPEQIQTMMRQKKIVIAELENA encoded by the coding sequence GTGCCGACCGCCATCCAGCCATGCCTCTGGTTCAACGACCAGGCCCGCGAGGCCATGAACTATTACGTCGAGGTGTTTCCGAATTCCCATGTCATCTCGGTGGAGGAGTACCCGGACGAGGCACTTGACGAACTTTTCAAGGGCATGTCGGGCAAGGTGCTCAACGGCCGATTCAGTTTGAACGGTGTCGATTTCGTCTGCCTCGACGGTGGGCCGCTGTTCACCTTCAACGAATCCGTCTCGTTCGTCGTCGAATGCGCAGACCAGGACGAGATCGACCACTACTGGTCCAAGCTCTCGCACGTGCCCGAATCCGAGCAATGCGGTTGGTGCAAGGATCGATTCGGGATCAGCTGGCAGATCATCCCGGCCAAGATGGACCAGCTGCTCGGCCGGCCCGAACAGATCCAGACGATGATGCGACAGAAGAAGATCGTCATCGCCGAACTGGAGAACGCCTGA
- a CDS encoding SRPBCC family protein codes for MTVISSAADPQALTMTFVAEFTAPPARVWQVWEDPRQLERWWGPPTWPATFTRHELTPSGQSRYHMTGPEGEKAPGWWTTLEVDAPSRLLIEDGFSQPDGEPDPEMPTMRLEVSFDAIDTGTRMTIVTRFTDLEQLEKVTAMGMVEGMTGALGQIDALLAA; via the coding sequence ATGACGGTGATCAGCAGCGCCGCCGACCCGCAAGCCCTCACCATGACCTTCGTGGCCGAGTTCACCGCGCCGCCGGCGCGGGTCTGGCAGGTATGGGAAGACCCGCGCCAGCTGGAACGCTGGTGGGGCCCGCCGACCTGGCCGGCCACCTTCACCCGGCACGAACTCACCCCGAGTGGGCAGTCGCGCTATCACATGACGGGCCCCGAGGGCGAGAAGGCACCGGGCTGGTGGACCACGCTCGAGGTCGATGCACCGTCGCGACTTCTCATCGAAGACGGCTTCTCGCAGCCCGACGGCGAGCCCGACCCCGAGATGCCCACCATGCGTCTCGAGGTGTCGTTCGACGCGATCGACACCGGTACCCGGATGACGATCGTCACCCGGTTCACCGACCTCGAACAACTCGAGAAGGTGACCGCGATGGGCATGGTCGAGGGCATGACCGGCGCCCTCGGCCAGATCGATGCGCTGCTGGCCGCCTGA
- a CDS encoding ArsR/SmtB family transcription factor, giving the protein MVVDTFPEAFTDAEIDRIFHALADATRRDIVARTMRSDQSVSALARGYDMSFAAVQKHVAVLAGAALVHKERRGREQLVRAVPETLHRAGVLLERYAALWHDRAATIEAILAEDGYPPHEKPSSTKRKDHR; this is encoded by the coding sequence ATGGTTGTAGATACTTTCCCCGAGGCATTCACCGATGCGGAGATCGACCGGATCTTCCACGCGTTGGCGGACGCCACGCGCCGCGACATCGTCGCCCGCACCATGCGCAGCGACCAGTCGGTGAGCGCGCTCGCGCGTGGCTACGACATGAGCTTCGCCGCGGTGCAGAAGCACGTCGCGGTACTGGCCGGAGCCGCGCTGGTGCATAAAGAGCGCCGCGGCCGGGAACAACTCGTGCGTGCGGTGCCCGAAACCCTGCACCGAGCGGGCGTGCTCCTGGAGCGGTACGCGGCACTCTGGCACGACCGCGCCGCGACCATCGAGGCGATCCTCGCCGAAGACGGCTATCCACCACACGAAAAACCAAGTAGCACAAAGAGAAAGGACCACCGATGA
- a CDS encoding Na+/H+ antiporter, translating into MGAPLLAVLVASVLLAALARRYDVSAPLGLVVAGLAVGLIPGVPAIEMQPQLVMFVVLPPLLWSAGLESSYLALRKNVRPIGLLAVGLPLATTLVVGFVAFHTVPELTVAAALTLGAIVAPPDAVSAAAIGRRLGLPRQIMTLLGGESLLNDATALTAYKVALAAAVGAAATWQGALGTFALAALGGVVIGGLIGWLIEFIRTWLDDPLVESAIGLVAPYFVYWLAEEAHGSGVIAVVVAALLLGQRATRASYATRLQDDAVWKSIQLVLESFAFLMIGLQLPTVIDELTGIRAVTLAVASAAVLATVIAVRIVWVYVMAYTPRMLFRGVRDREPAPTPSQVFIVAWAGMRGVVSLAAAFGVPLVTLSGDPFPGRPQLVFLTFVVVIGTLLLHGLTLPWLIRTLDVRSEAEAHQDALEQAAASSRAAQAAADRLDELLARSSDSSAQQHVGEVLQSWNDRRRNAVWERLGRSDDDIGESPASAMRRLRLEMLAAERETYIAERDAGNIDDEVLRSVLHGLDLEEAALNRE; encoded by the coding sequence ATGGGTGCCCCACTGCTGGCAGTGCTGGTGGCCTCGGTGTTGTTGGCCGCGCTGGCCCGCCGTTACGACGTCTCCGCGCCACTGGGACTCGTCGTCGCCGGACTGGCCGTCGGGCTGATCCCCGGCGTGCCGGCCATCGAGATGCAGCCGCAGTTGGTGATGTTCGTCGTGCTGCCGCCGCTGCTGTGGTCGGCCGGGCTGGAGAGCAGCTACCTGGCCCTGCGCAAGAACGTGCGTCCCATCGGGCTGCTCGCGGTCGGGCTGCCACTGGCCACCACCCTGGTCGTGGGGTTCGTCGCGTTTCACACCGTCCCGGAGCTGACGGTCGCCGCGGCGCTCACGCTGGGCGCCATCGTCGCGCCGCCCGACGCGGTGTCGGCCGCGGCCATCGGCCGGCGCCTGGGACTGCCCCGCCAGATCATGACGCTGCTCGGCGGCGAGAGCCTGCTCAACGACGCCACGGCGCTGACCGCCTACAAGGTCGCGCTGGCCGCCGCCGTCGGCGCGGCAGCGACCTGGCAGGGCGCGCTGGGCACGTTCGCGCTCGCCGCGCTGGGCGGTGTCGTGATCGGCGGGCTGATCGGGTGGCTCATCGAGTTCATCCGGACCTGGCTGGACGACCCGCTGGTGGAGAGCGCCATCGGGCTCGTCGCACCGTATTTCGTCTACTGGCTGGCCGAAGAGGCACACGGCTCCGGGGTGATCGCGGTGGTGGTCGCCGCGCTGCTGCTGGGACAACGCGCCACGCGGGCGTCGTACGCCACCCGCCTGCAGGACGACGCGGTGTGGAAGTCGATCCAGCTGGTGCTGGAGTCCTTCGCGTTCCTGATGATCGGGCTGCAGCTGCCGACCGTCATCGACGAGCTGACCGGCATCCGCGCCGTCACCCTCGCCGTGGCGTCGGCCGCGGTGCTGGCGACGGTGATCGCCGTCCGCATCGTCTGGGTGTACGTCATGGCCTACACGCCACGGATGCTGTTCCGCGGGGTCCGGGACCGAGAACCCGCCCCGACCCCGTCGCAGGTCTTCATCGTGGCGTGGGCAGGCATGCGCGGTGTCGTGTCACTGGCCGCGGCGTTCGGTGTGCCTCTCGTGACACTGAGCGGGGACCCGTTCCCGGGGCGGCCGCAACTGGTGTTCCTGACGTTCGTCGTGGTGATCGGCACGCTGCTGCTGCACGGCCTGACGTTGCCGTGGCTGATCCGCACGCTCGACGTGCGCAGCGAGGCCGAGGCCCATCAGGATGCCCTGGAGCAGGCCGCGGCCTCGAGTCGCGCGGCGCAGGCGGCGGCCGACCGGCTCGACGAATTGCTGGCTCGCAGCAGCGATTCCAGCGCCCAACAGCACGTCGGCGAGGTATTGCAGAGCTGGAACGACCGGCGCCGCAACGCGGTGTGGGAACGACTCGGGCGCAGTGACGACGACATCGGCGAAAGCCCGGCGTCGGCCATGCGGCGGCTGCGGCTGGAGATGCTGGCGGCCGAGCGCGAGACATACATCGCCGAACGCGACGCCGGAAACATCGACGACGAGGTGCTGCGCTCGGTGCTGCACGGGCTGGATCTGGAAGAGGCGGCGCTCAACCGGGAGTAG
- a CDS encoding UBP-type zinc finger domain-containing protein — protein MQSRATRPREENSPTTCTHLADAVGQAEPEPQTPGRCGDCAALGEDTWAHLRMCLTCGQVSCCDSSPHQHANEHYRRTGHPVMRSVEPGESWRWCYVDIRLG, from the coding sequence ATGCAGTCACGGGCAACGCGTCCGCGTGAAGAAAATTCCCCGACTACCTGCACGCACCTCGCCGACGCCGTCGGCCAAGCAGAACCGGAGCCGCAGACGCCCGGCCGCTGTGGTGACTGTGCGGCACTTGGGGAGGATACGTGGGCGCACCTTCGGATGTGTCTGACCTGCGGACAGGTCAGCTGTTGTGATTCCAGTCCGCACCAACACGCCAACGAGCACTACCGTCGCACGGGCCACCCCGTGATGCGCTCGGTCGAGCCGGGGGAGAGCTGGCGCTGGTGCTACGTCGACATCAGGTTGGGTTGA
- a CDS encoding ATP-grasp domain-containing protein: MVDRTTVLVLGTGELSSELVLSFQRLGTRATAVPAPTGAAALRTLIDRHTPQVVVVQSPAADLGADVVQALAGLEEVAVFPTPGALRLASDREALRTLAANELGLPTAPFWFAGSVDELTAVAEHAGLPLTITPVTHAANEGAGRSVLSRLEDVDVAWHRAVAAGGDRVMAETAVDVTAEFTMLTVRTQGQAGPVVQFCEPIGHRHETGGPLELWQPQLLSEPALDAARSIAARIVNKLGGTGLFTVDLLLGADPESGAEEVYFATVHPMLTGAGFVTTRSQRLSQFDLHARAILGLPVDTIMISPAAGEVSRPAADRAALGRALPDALAIAESDVRLSGEVCVALATAPDVVRARDRAHQVAAVLNHSAAINQAGT, from the coding sequence TTGGTAGACCGGACAACGGTTCTGGTGCTCGGTACCGGTGAGCTGAGCAGTGAACTGGTGCTGTCGTTCCAGCGGCTGGGGACGCGGGCGACCGCGGTGCCCGCGCCGACCGGAGCGGCGGCGTTGCGGACCCTGATCGACCGGCACACCCCACAGGTGGTGGTCGTGCAGTCCCCGGCGGCGGATCTCGGCGCCGACGTCGTGCAGGCGCTGGCCGGGCTCGAGGAAGTCGCGGTGTTCCCGACGCCGGGTGCCCTGCGGCTCGCGTCCGACCGCGAGGCGCTGCGCACCCTGGCGGCCAACGAGCTGGGGCTGCCGACGGCGCCGTTCTGGTTCGCCGGATCGGTCGACGAACTCACCGCGGTGGCCGAGCACGCCGGGCTGCCGCTCACCATCACGCCGGTGACGCATGCCGCGAACGAGGGCGCGGGGCGTTCGGTGCTGTCGCGTCTCGAGGACGTCGACGTGGCGTGGCACCGTGCGGTGGCCGCGGGCGGCGACCGCGTGATGGCTGAGACGGCCGTCGACGTGACCGCGGAGTTCACCATGCTGACGGTGCGGACGCAGGGTCAGGCGGGTCCGGTGGTGCAGTTCTGTGAGCCGATCGGTCACCGCCACGAGACGGGCGGTCCGCTGGAGTTGTGGCAGCCGCAGCTGTTGTCGGAGCCGGCGCTGGACGCGGCGCGCTCGATCGCCGCCCGGATCGTCAACAAGCTGGGCGGCACGGGGCTGTTCACGGTGGACCTGCTGCTCGGTGCCGACCCGGAGTCCGGGGCCGAGGAGGTCTATTTCGCGACGGTCCATCCGATGCTGACGGGCGCGGGCTTCGTCACGACGCGTTCGCAGCGGCTGTCGCAGTTCGACCTGCACGCGCGGGCGATCCTCGGACTGCCCGTCGACACCATCATGATCTCGCCGGCGGCCGGTGAGGTGAGCCGGCCGGCGGCCGACCGGGCCGCGCTCGGGCGCGCACTGCCGGATGCGCTGGCCATCGCCGAGAGCGACGTGCGGCTCTCCGGTGAGGTGTGCGTGGCATTGGCGACGGCGCCGGACGTCGTGCGGGCGCGTGACCGCGCGCATCAGGTGGCCGCTGTGCTCAACCACTCGGCGGCGATCAACCAGGCAGGGACGTGA
- a CDS encoding Rv0361 family membrane protein, producing MTEESQPRQTLGPFLAALALIVVLVVIIAVLNAIGVFGRNEPTPEQLVRTAVVGQNDGLQRKDYARFQTYTCKAQAGTEADVLAKQEDSAAKNGQRYVDEVRDIKFDGQKATAVLMYHFDKTPDQKPTAPVVLVNEDGAWKVCSPVPS from the coding sequence ATGACCGAAGAATCGCAGCCGCGGCAGACGCTGGGCCCGTTCCTGGCCGCGCTGGCGCTGATTGTGGTCCTCGTGGTCATAATCGCCGTCCTGAACGCGATCGGGGTGTTCGGCCGGAACGAGCCGACGCCGGAACAGCTTGTGCGCACCGCGGTCGTCGGCCAGAACGACGGGCTGCAGCGCAAGGACTACGCGCGCTTCCAGACGTACACCTGCAAGGCCCAGGCCGGCACCGAGGCGGATGTGCTTGCCAAGCAAGAGGATTCGGCAGCCAAGAACGGGCAGCGCTACGTCGACGAGGTGCGCGACATCAAGTTCGACGGCCAGAAGGCCACGGCCGTGTTGATGTACCACTTCGACAAGACGCCGGACCAGAAGCCCACGGCGCCGGTGGTGCTGGTGAACGAGGACGGCGCGTGGAAGGTGTGCTCGCCGGTCCCGAGCTAG
- a CDS encoding rhodanese-like domain-containing protein — MSYAGDITPQQAWDLLSENPEAVLVDCRTDAEWRWVGVPDISSLGRDVVYIEWVSNDGKRNTGFVDDLLAAGVTPGERPVVFLCRSGNRSIGAAEAATAAGIGPSYNVLDGFEGHLDEQGHRGGSGWRAIGLPWVQS, encoded by the coding sequence GTGAGCTACGCGGGAGATATCACGCCGCAGCAGGCCTGGGACCTGCTGAGCGAGAACCCCGAGGCGGTGCTTGTCGACTGCCGGACCGACGCCGAATGGCGCTGGGTGGGCGTGCCCGACATCTCCAGCCTCGGACGTGACGTTGTGTACATCGAGTGGGTGTCGAATGACGGCAAACGCAACACCGGTTTCGTCGACGACCTGCTGGCCGCGGGTGTGACGCCCGGCGAGCGGCCGGTGGTGTTCCTTTGCCGCTCGGGTAATCGTTCGATCGGTGCCGCCGAGGCGGCGACGGCGGCGGGCATCGGCCCGTCGTACAACGTGCTCGACGGTTTCGAGGGCCACCTGGACGAGCAGGGGCATCGCGGTGGCAGCGGCTGGCGCGCCATCGGGTTGCCGTGGGTGCAGTCGTGA
- a CDS encoding O-succinylhomoserine sulfhydrylase, with protein sequence MKQRNADGVPSVRVPAPLPDGVSQATIGVRGGLLRSEFEETAEAMFLTSGYVYESAAAAEQAFTGEIDRYVYSRYGNPTIQMFEERLRLIEGAPAAFATATGMAAVFTALGALLAAGDRLVAARSLFGSCFVVCNEILPRWGVETVFVDGDDLSQWEEALSVPTTAVFFETPSNPMQSLVDIAAVSELAHAAGAKVVLDNVFATPLLQQGMELGADVVVYSGTKHIDGQGRVLGGAILGDKEYISGPVQQLMRHTGPAISAFNAWTMLKGLETLAIRVDYSNRSAQRVAEFLEGVRGVNWVKYPFLQSHPQHDLAKRQMRGGGTVVTFELDGGKDRAFEVLDKLQVIDISNNLGDSKTLITHPATTTHRAMGPEGRAAIGLGDGVVRISVGLEGTEDLIADLDQALS encoded by the coding sequence ATGAAGCAACGTAACGCCGACGGCGTCCCCTCGGTCCGGGTCCCGGCGCCGCTGCCCGACGGCGTGAGCCAGGCGACCATCGGTGTCCGCGGCGGCCTGCTGCGGTCCGAGTTCGAGGAGACCGCCGAGGCGATGTTCCTGACCTCGGGGTACGTCTACGAGTCGGCGGCTGCCGCGGAGCAGGCGTTCACCGGTGAGATCGACCGCTACGTGTACTCGCGCTACGGCAACCCGACCATCCAGATGTTCGAGGAACGGCTGCGGCTCATCGAAGGGGCACCGGCCGCTTTCGCGACGGCAACCGGCATGGCGGCGGTGTTCACCGCGCTGGGCGCGCTGCTCGCCGCCGGCGACCGGCTGGTCGCGGCGCGCAGCCTGTTCGGTTCCTGCTTCGTGGTGTGCAACGAGATTCTCCCGCGCTGGGGCGTCGAGACCGTCTTCGTCGACGGCGACGACCTGTCGCAGTGGGAGGAGGCACTGTCGGTGCCGACCACCGCGGTGTTCTTCGAGACGCCGTCCAACCCGATGCAGTCGCTGGTCGACATCGCCGCGGTTTCGGAGCTGGCGCACGCCGCCGGGGCAAAGGTGGTGCTGGACAACGTCTTCGCGACACCACTGCTGCAGCAGGGGATGGAGCTGGGCGCCGATGTCGTCGTGTACTCGGGTACCAAGCACATCGACGGCCAGGGCCGGGTGCTCGGTGGTGCGATCCTCGGCGACAAGGAGTACATCTCCGGGCCGGTGCAGCAGCTGATGCGGCACACGGGCCCGGCGATCAGCGCGTTCAATGCCTGGACGATGCTGAAAGGCCTTGAGACGCTGGCCATTCGGGTCGACTACTCGAACCGGTCCGCGCAGCGGGTGGCCGAGTTCCTGGAAGGTGTGCGCGGCGTGAACTGGGTGAAATACCCGTTCCTGCAGTCACATCCGCAGCACGACCTGGCCAAGCGGCAGATGCGCGGCGGCGGCACCGTCGTCACCTTCGAGCTCGACGGCGGCAAGGACCGGGCGTTCGAGGTGCTCGACAAGCTGCAGGTCATCGACATCTCCAACAACCTCGGCGATTCCAAGACACTGATCACCCACCCGGCCACCACCACGCACCGCGCGATGGGGCCGGAGGGCCGGGCCGCGATCGGGCTGGGCGACGGCGTGGTGCGGATTTCCGTCGGCCTCGAGGGCACCGAGGATCTGATCGCCGACCTGGACCAGGCGCTGAGCTAG